A stretch of Procambarus clarkii isolate CNS0578487 chromosome 20, FALCON_Pclarkii_2.0, whole genome shotgun sequence DNA encodes these proteins:
- the LOC138366758 gene encoding high mobility group nucleosome-binding domain-containing protein 5-like, whose translation MATEILRKDVHVRTQLRSEEDLRPEEDLRSKKDLHSEEDLRPEEDLRSKEDLHSEEDLRPEEDLHSEEDLHSEEDLHSEEDLRSKEDLRPEEDLRSEEDLRSEEDLRSEEDLRLDKTQTQSHTRTLVP comes from the exons ATGGCGACAGAAAT attgaggaaagatgtacacgttcgtacacAACTCCGCTCCGAGGAGGACCTCCGCCCCGAGGAGGACCTCCGCTCCAAGAAGGACCTCCATTCTGAGGAGGACCTCCGCCCCGAGGAGGACCTCCGCTCCAAGGAGGACCTCCACTCTGAGGAGGACCTCCGCCCTGAGGAGGACCTCCACTCCGAGGAGGACCTCCACTCCGAGGAGGACCTCCACTCTGAGGAGGACCTCCGCTCCAAGGAGGACCTCCGTCCCGAGGAGGACCTCCGCTCTGAGGAGGACCTCCGCTCCGAGGAGGACCTCCGCTCCGAGGAGGACCTCCGCCTCGACAAGACACAAACACAATCACACACAAGAACTTTGGTCCCGTAA